Proteins found in one Quercus robur chromosome 2, dhQueRobu3.1, whole genome shotgun sequence genomic segment:
- the LOC126713243 gene encoding uncharacterized protein LOC126713243 yields the protein MGSVVKQTLKSLCCSEGWSYGIFWRFVQNDSLLLTFEDAYYEKQVEAVIDMLPQVHMMGEGVIGQAAFTGKHRWMFSDAHGEKWDSIDSFECQDIFQDDSGFRRQFSSGIKTIAVISVAPQGVVQFGSTQKVSERMEFLDQTKRLFQEMENIDELIPLENAFSTLNNDIYDLNGLFGTLIPSGNSHNGDLNAMLGDGSKELMGEACSSTFVNESCHSISGIHDDEGMTLLLRDLGHPNNQLPKVGTEAQILLSDTLNSQFQKAFLQATSSVSTRSSADSILTSFEPLLVSETRIQDSPNMITSKANALESCRNTASNVQEESTFTSTFSGGGLIDLGKTIPDRSRNLMDGQHFCPSILETQGELQETATSTHRFAEEFKPDNFISEISKFCLVDDLAQWFSPSPEHRINEMASASSNDLQQSMGVTSASSCLIGDDVFSDFPIKHPGNSVQSCITTTLKTDGQENSTIMPGAENDLFDGLGMDFGCGQSMECWEDFIMPVVSAATDTRMSECVSELDVGSMAGPRKGLFSELGLQELLDGISSSNSFTKSSFEDQLSGAKRSRMDTSSVNSNQLQLASLACSSGSMNIMQPVNNLEKKNNVPKKEFLPKSQVGLWIDDSYSINVGNTGLARPQKPEEPTKASKKRARPGESTRPRPKDRQQIQDRIKELRGIIPHGGKCSIDSLLDRTIKYMLFLQSVTKYADKLKQSDEPKLIGQETGVVLKDNSMGDGGGGVTWAFEVGGQTMVCPIIIEDHNPPGQMLIEMLCEEQGFFLEIADVIRSFGLNILKGEMEARDSKIWARFVVEANSQVTRMDIFWSLVHLLKQTTTTGNDTTDQPGDTINGGVPQLDSYQKPTLPPPISMAETLG from the exons ATGGGTTCAGTGGTGAAGCAAACActcaagagtttgtgttgcaGTGAAGGGTGGTCTTATGGGATTTTCTGGCGTTTTGTTCAGAATGATTCTTT ATTGTTGACTTTTGAAGATGCCTATTATGAAAAGCAAGTTGAGGCAGTGATTGACATGCTTCCCCAGGTCCACATGATGGGTGAAGG AGTAATTGGCCAAGCTGCTTTCACTGGGAAACATAGATGGATGTTCTCAGATGCTCATGGTGAAAAATGGGATTCCATTGATTCTTTTGAATGTCAAGATATATTCCag GATGATTCTGGTTTTCGTCGCCAATTTTCCTCTGGAATTAAG ACAATTGCTGTGATCTCTGTGGCACCACAAGGAGTAGTACAGTTTGGATCCACCCAGAAG GTATCGGAGAGGATGGAATTTTTGGATCAAACAAAAAGATTGTTTCAGGAGATGGAGAACATTGATGAGCTTATCCCATTGGAGAATGCATTCTCCACATTGAACAATGATATTTATGATCTAAATGGGTTATTTGGTACCTTGATTCCATCTGGAAATTCACATAATGGAGATCTCAATGCCATGCTTGGCGATGGCAGTAAGGAGTTAATGGGAGAAGCTTGTTCCTCAACATTTGTGAATGAGTCCTGCCATTCCATATCTGGGATTCATGATGATGAAGGGATGACTCTATTGCTCCGAGATTTGGGTCATCCTAATAATCAATTACCAAAAGTTGGTACAGAAGCTCAAATCTTGCTATCTGATACACTTAATTCTCAGTTCCAGAAAGCGTTTTTACAGGCTACTTCTTCTGTTAGTACAAGGAGTAGTGCAGATTCTATCTTGACTTCATTTGAACCACTGTTGGTGTCTGAAACAAGGATTCAGGATTCTCCAAATATGATTACTTCAAAGGCAAATGCTCTTGAATCTTGCAGAAATACAGCTAGCAACGTTCAGGAAGAGTCAACATTCACCTCAACGTTCAGTGGAGGAGGATTGATTGACCTAGGGAAAACAATTCCAGACAGGTCCAGAAATCTGATGGATGGCCAGCATTTCTGTCCATCAATTCTTGAAACTCAAGGTGAACTTCAAGAAACAGCAACTAGCACGCATAGATTTGCTGAGGAGTTTAAGCCAGATAATTTTATATCCGAAATCTCCAAGTTCTGTCTGGTAGATGATCTTGCTCAATGGTTTTCTCCCTCACCAGAGCATAGGATCAATGAAATGGCATCTGCATCAAGTAATGACCTTCAACAATCAATGGGAGTTACTTCAGCATCATCTTGCCTGATTGGAGATGATGTTTTTAGTGATTTTCCAATCAAACATCCGGGTAATTCTGTACAAAGTTGCATCACTACTACATTAAAAACTGATGGACAAGAAAATTCCACGATCATGCCTGGTGCTGAAAATGATCTTTTTGATGGGTTGGGAATGGATTTTGGATGTGGTCAGTCTATGGAGTGTTGGGAAGATTTTATAATGCCAGTAGTGAGTGCTGCTACTGATACTCGTATGTCAGAATGTGTCTCAGAGTTGGATGTTGGTTCCATGGCTGGTCCTAGGAAGGGGTTATTCTCAGAATTAGGACTCCAAGAACTTCTAGACGGCATAAGTAGTTCTAATTCTTTTACCAAATCTAGTTTTGAGGATCAATTATCCGGTGCTAAAAGAAGCAGAATGGATACTTCGTCTGTGAATAGTAATCAATTACAGTTGGCAAGTCTTGCTTGCTCTAGTGGAAGCATGAACATAATGCAACCTGTAAACAACCTggagaagaaaaacaatgtACCCAAGAAAGAGTTTCTCCCAAAATCACAGGTAGGTTTGTGGATTGATGATAGCTATAGTATCAATGTGGGAAATACTGGTCTGGCACGACCTCAGAAGCCTGAGGAACCTACAAAAGCTTCTAAAAAAAGGGCTAGGCCTGGGGAGAGTACTCGACCAAGGCCCAAAGACAGGCAACAGATCCAAGACCGTATCAAAGAGTTGAGAGGAATCATACCTCATGGTGGAAAG TGTAGCATTGATTCTCTGTTGGATCGAACCATCAAATACATGCTTTTCTTGCAAAGCGTGACAAAATATGCAGACAAGCTTAAACAATCTGATGAGCCAAAG CTTATAGGCCAAGAGACGGGAGTGGTTCTTAAAGACAACAGCATGGGTGATGGCGGTGGTGGTGTTACATGGGCATTTGAAGTTGGGGGTCAAACAATGGTTTGCCCAATTATAATTGAGGACCATAATCCACCTGGCCAAATGCTTATAGAG ATGCTTTGTGAGGAACAAGGATTCTTTCTTGAAATAGCAGATGTAATCCGGAGCTTTGGGCTGAATATTTTGAAAGGAGAAATGGAAGCTAGAGATAGCAAAATTTGGGCACGCTTTGTTGTTGAG GCAAACAGTCAAGTAACAAGGATGGATATATTTTGGTCCCTTGTCCATCTTCTAAAGCAAACAACCACTACTGGGAATGATACAACAGATCAACCTGGTGACACCATTAATGGTGGTGTTCCTCAACTGGACAGTTATCAAAAACCAACCTTGCCGCCTCCCATAAGCATGGCTGAGACACTTGGGTGA